The following proteins are co-located in the Solanum pennellii chromosome 8, SPENNV200 genome:
- the LOC107028971 gene encoding bax inhibitor 1-like isoform X2 — MEGFTSFFDSQSASRNRWSYDSLKNFRQISPLVQTHLKQVYLTLCCALVASAAGAYLHILWNIGGLLTTMACMGSMMWLLSTPPYQEQKRVALLMAAALFEGASIGPLIELGINFDPSIVFGAFVGCAVVFGCFSAAAMLARRREYLYLGGLLSSGVSLLFWLHFASSIFGGSMAVFKFELYFGLLVFVGYIVFDTQEIIEKAHLGDMDYVKHALTLFTDFVAVFVRILIIMLKNASEKEEKKKKRRN, encoded by the exons aTGGAAGGTTTCACATCGTTCTTCGACTCGCAATCTGCCTCTCGCAACCGCTGGAGTTATGATTCTCTCAAAAACTTCCGCCAGATCTCACCTCTCGTTCAAACTCATCTCAAGcag GTCTACCTTACGCTATGCTGTGCTTTAGTGGCATCGGCTGCAGGGGCTTACCTTCACATTCTATGGAATATCGGTGGCCTCCTCACAACAATGGCTTGCATGGGAAGCATGATGTGGCTTCTGTCAACTCCTCCTTATCAAGAG CAAAAAAGGGTTGCCCTGCTGATGGCAGCTGCACTTTTTGAAGGCGCCTCTATTGGTCCTCTGATTGAGCTGGGTATTAACTTCGATCCAAG CATTGTGTTTGGCGCTTTTGTAGGTTGTGCTGTGGTTTTTGGTTGCTTCTCAGCTGCTGCCATGTTGGCAAGGCGCAGGGAGTACTTGTACCTCGGGGGCCTTCTTTCATCTGGCGTCTCCCTTCTCTTCTGGTTGCACTTTGCATCCTCCATTTTTGGTGGTTCCATGGCTGTTTTCAAGTTTGAG TTGTATTTTGGACTCTTGGTGTTTGTGGGCTACATCGTCTTTGACACCCAAGAAATAATTGAGAAGGCTCACTTGGGTGATATGGACTACGTTAAGCATGCATTGACCCTCTTCACAGATTTTGTCGCTGTTTTTGTGCGGATTCTGATCATCATG TTAAAGAATGCATCCGAgaaggaagagaagaagaagaagaggagaaactAG
- the LOC107028971 gene encoding bax inhibitor 1-like isoform X1 yields the protein MEGFTSFFDSQSASRNRWSYDSLKNFRQISPLVQTHLKQVYLTLCCALVASAAGAYLHILWNIGGLLTTMACMGSMMWLLSTPPYQEQQKRVALLMAAALFEGASIGPLIELGINFDPSIVFGAFVGCAVVFGCFSAAAMLARRREYLYLGGLLSSGVSLLFWLHFASSIFGGSMAVFKFELYFGLLVFVGYIVFDTQEIIEKAHLGDMDYVKHALTLFTDFVAVFVRILIIMLKNASEKEEKKKKRRN from the exons aTGGAAGGTTTCACATCGTTCTTCGACTCGCAATCTGCCTCTCGCAACCGCTGGAGTTATGATTCTCTCAAAAACTTCCGCCAGATCTCACCTCTCGTTCAAACTCATCTCAAGcag GTCTACCTTACGCTATGCTGTGCTTTAGTGGCATCGGCTGCAGGGGCTTACCTTCACATTCTATGGAATATCGGTGGCCTCCTCACAACAATGGCTTGCATGGGAAGCATGATGTGGCTTCTGTCAACTCCTCCTTATCAAGAG CAGCAAAAAAGGGTTGCCCTGCTGATGGCAGCTGCACTTTTTGAAGGCGCCTCTATTGGTCCTCTGATTGAGCTGGGTATTAACTTCGATCCAAG CATTGTGTTTGGCGCTTTTGTAGGTTGTGCTGTGGTTTTTGGTTGCTTCTCAGCTGCTGCCATGTTGGCAAGGCGCAGGGAGTACTTGTACCTCGGGGGCCTTCTTTCATCTGGCGTCTCCCTTCTCTTCTGGTTGCACTTTGCATCCTCCATTTTTGGTGGTTCCATGGCTGTTTTCAAGTTTGAG TTGTATTTTGGACTCTTGGTGTTTGTGGGCTACATCGTCTTTGACACCCAAGAAATAATTGAGAAGGCTCACTTGGGTGATATGGACTACGTTAAGCATGCATTGACCCTCTTCACAGATTTTGTCGCTGTTTTTGTGCGGATTCTGATCATCATG TTAAAGAATGCATCCGAgaaggaagagaagaagaagaagaggagaaactAG